The DNA window CTTCGGCGCCGTGGACACGGCAGAGCAGTTTATCTACTACCAGTTCTAAATGAATCCAGGCAAAAAAACAGCCCCGAATCGCAGGGCCGTTTTTTCGAATCATTATCTTAATCAAAAATAATCAGGGGCAATCAGAAATAACCGTCTGTGGTGCAATAGCGGTTGGTGTGACCACTGGTGAATTAACCCAATAATTCGTATTCTCAACAGCCGGATACGTCACTATATCTCCGGTACTTCCCGAATTATTGAATTGCGCCACAGCCGTGGTATTTATCACGGTCGCGGTTGTCGGGCTGTCCAGAGAGCATCCAAGAGTTCCGTCACCAGTAAGCCTCATCATGAATGGGGATTCCGGGTCAATTGATGCATCATCATACGTATCACCAACAGCAAAATAGCCCCCGTCTGAATTCTGCCCTAAAGCCAACGGGCGTCTGTCATAGGTGCCGTTGTATTGTTTTTCCCACTGGACGTTACCGCTGCTGTCAAGGCTGACAATCCATGGGGATTCATTAACCCCTCGAGTCGTGCCGGCAACAATAACCGCACCTGCGCCGGTTTCCCTTAGATCATTCGCGCGTTCTTCATTACCTGCAACACCATACAATTTCTGCCAGGTAATTGTGCTTCCATCACTGCTTACCTTCACCACCCACATATCATTGTCACTTCCATTATAGGTTTGACCTGCAAGAACATGACCGTCACTGGTCTCACTCGCGGAATAAAGATAGTCCCAGATTGTGCCAAGTCCCCGCACATAGGTATACTGCCAGACAACAACGCCTGTATTGTCAAGCTTCATCAAGGAATAATCAGTATCAGCCCCGCCAAAGGAACTGGTAGAGCCTGCAACCAGAAAACCGGACTGATCGGAGGCCTGATAAATCTTACTCGCAGAGTCATTGCTTAACTCTCCATAAGCAAAGGTCCAAACCACATCGCCGCCGCCATCAAGGGCCAGAGCCCAGATCTCCGCCCCGGCAGGGCCAAGGCCATAGGTGGTGCCGGTAACAACATATTCTATTCCTGAAACACCGGTCACTACATCAATGGATTCTATGTTATCATGACCAGTCGTGCCATAGGCCTTGTTCCAGGTAATGTTCCCGGATGAATCGGTTTTTACGACCCAGAAATCATCGGTGCCGGCGATGCCAAGATTTGTATCTCCGGCTACGATATACCCTCCGTCAGCAGTCTGCTTGACAGCACGAAAGATTTCACTAGTAATAGTGCTTCCATAGTGATTGGCCCAACTCAGGGTGCCGTCTGCGGCAAATTTTGCAAGGACTGCCTGAGTGTAGTTACCCGCCACATCCAACACATAAATAGATCCCGCAGCAACAAAGCCGCCGTCAGCGGTCTGCTGGCCGTCGTAAAACACTCCATTGCTGTAATTAACCCCACCCATGAGAATTTTAGAAAAAGTAGTCTGGGTGGTGAAACTCCACGGGTTATTTGCATTTGCTGCCAGCGGATTGCCGGCAAGATCCAGGGCACCGGCGGTAATAGTCGCGGTATAAACGGTATTAGGTTCAAGATTGGCC is part of the Pseudomonadota bacterium genome and encodes:
- a CDS encoding Ig-like domain-containing protein, whose protein sequence is MKRIFFLFGLVFSLSLLVSCSGNDGGAGFGDGSTGVNLSLHFPGGSSDSGSNLSSAVINDLTVATVRVTVCGAGMADIVEVVGVSPPDVVTITLDVPNGSNRHFVIECMDAGGVVTWVGDYYYDVGASSGSVTLDVNMDAYSGSPSVSSTTPTADATGVAVNTTISATFAGPVDSATLTTTTFTVNNGSTDIAGTVSYDWSTKVVTFTPSANLSYTATYDATLSTAVKDVLGVPFSTDYTWAFTTADGTAPLVSSTIPANGATEVALASTVAATFNETMTTATVNTTTFTVNDGASNIAGAVGPPSTNTFTFTPSANLEPNTVYTATITAGALDLAGNPLAANANNPWSFTTQTTFSKILMGGVNYSNGVFYDGQQTADGGFVAAGSIYVLDVAGNYTQAVLAKFAADGTLSWANHYGSTITSEIFRAVKQTADGGYIVAGDTNLGIAGTDDFWVVKTDSSGNITWNKAYGTTGHDNIESIDVVTGVSGIEYVVTGTTYGLGPAGAEIWALALDGGGDVVWTFAYGELSNDSASKIYQASDQSGFLVAGSTSSFGGADTDYSLMKLDNTGVVVWQYTYVRGLGTIWDYLYSASETSDGHVLAGQTYNGSDNDMWVVKVSSDGSTITWQKLYGVAGNEERANDLRETGAGAVIVAGTTRGVNESPWIVSLDSSGNVQWEKQYNGTYDRRPLALGQNSDGGYFAVGDTYDDASIDPESPFMMRLTGDGTLGCSLDSPTTATVINTTAVAQFNNSGSTGDIVTYPAVENTNYWVNSPVVTPTAIAPQTVISDCP